The following are encoded in a window of Clarias gariepinus isolate MV-2021 ecotype Netherlands chromosome 8, CGAR_prim_01v2, whole genome shotgun sequence genomic DNA:
- the LOC128529510 gene encoding sorbin and SH3 domain-containing protein 1 isoform X1 yields the protein MKSSPDLMPTELDPTRVCKGKGAVTLRATLVHVDDGDCVTQEQVVNPDRSECHRAVNGDATETTLAKEKLNSIGADLNSDQVSKARTQVEYPISLGLSDFPSAATVPSVSTPDSSVYPSIVLLQHNTDAVEQQDRVYDQGSTETQICLPPEDPQRFSTQMEGRRMMITVHPATPVPPEKPRVPVRNTEKSKDWYKNMFKQIHRVPETVEENPYRPTYIFPESYDRLLNTRDDSSSHMDDYGRSVPRSKSAVDMGSSQSRRRVSMPTRTSSLRPERNEWEPPDKKVDTRKYRAEPRSIFDYEPGKSSVLRAERPDITSEDVDLENEPWYRFYSEMEFGKTSAPSFTPLETASDLQQYPACKPGPSVAAKESSSADAGHAAPECDRHIYKSVLEGGDIPLQGLRALNKRHPSTSSKDSESSQPLSQGDQGENPDEVARRRYGDKEKILEAQRRLKREQEEADIASRRHAGLVLTHQQFITNERFGDLLTISDSEKRKSGPERTPALALFNFKAESLKELPFQKGDIVYIVRQVDQNWYEGEHHGRVGIFPRNYVELLPPTEKAQPKKSAPVQVLEYGEAIARFNFTGDTAVEMSFRKGERITLIRRVDENWFEGKVSGTNRQGIFPVTYVEVHKKPRVKNGVDYPDPPLCQSPHRSTNASPQPVRTRLSTAPLPLPRSARRSVSPEVHAISNEWISLTVGGMSSSPPAAPTPPLPPLPSTAYHLGEYLPPSHSASPVPPITSSPYCISPMASPSSSPLPPPYPPRPCSATPFLTFTPPQGEDFLLFPPSPRLSRSMSPCGGAGMEGWLGGGRRLDSELQEGEGGELNRVGGSRKAPCSWRYSPAEPLKNEGDYHGRSSRSPVMLFDIQDNNMNANSFTEAVCNEIMNIAETSVRYCSTLSRPLDSAHRLMPHLSKRSLIISQQPQSQSSSPEPGRLSCGIFQALYSYVPQNDDELELQEGDLVNVMEKCDDGWFVGTSKRTKQFGTFPGNYVKAVNL from the exons ATGAAGAGCTCTCCAGATCTGATGCCCACTG AGTTGGATCCAACTCGTGTGTGCAAAGGAAAAGGGGCTGTTACTCTGAGAGCCACGTTAGTTCATGTTGATGATGGAGACTGTGTCACCCAGGAACAGGTTGTGAATCCAGACAGAA GTGAATGCCACAGAGCGGTCAATGGAGATGCCACAGAAACGACTTTGGCAAAGGAAAAGCTAAACAGCATCGGAGCTGATTTAAATTCAGATCAAGTCAGTAAGGCTAGAACACAG gtgGAGTATCCTATAAGCTTAGGTCTGAGTGATTTCCCATCAGCAGCTACTGTGCCATCTGTAAGCACACCAGACAGCAGTGTATACCCAAGTATTGTTCTGCTGCAGCATAACACAG ATGCTGTAGAGCAGCAGGACAGAGTGTATGATCAGGGTTCCACTGAGACGCAAATCTGTCTTCCACCTGAAGATCCTCAAAGATTTTCTACACAGATGGAGGGCAGGAGAATGATGATTACTGTTCACCCAGCAACCCCTGTACCACCAGAGAAACCCAGAGTCCCGGTGCGG AACACAGAGAAATCCAAGGACTGGTACAAGAACATGTTCAAACAAATCCACAGAGTCCCAG AAACTGTTGAGGAAAATCCATACCGTCCCACCTACATATTCCCAGAGAGCTATGACAGGCTACTGAACACCAGAG ATGACAGCTCTTCACATATGGATGATTATG GGAGAAGTGTTCCTCGATCTAAAAGTGCTGTAGACATGGGCAGCTCACAATCAAGGCGAAGGGTCTCTATGCCGACTAGAACATCTTCCCTACGTCCAGAAAG AAACGAGTGGGAGCCCCCAGACAAGAAGGTAGACACCAGGAAGTATCGCGCTGAGCCAAGAAGCATCTTCGACTACGAGCCAGGAAAGTCATCAGTGCTGAGAGCGGAGAGGCCG GACATAACCTCTGAagatgtagatttagagaatGAACCATGGTATAGATTCTATTCAGAGATGGAGTTTGGCAAAACG AGTGCCCCCTCTTTCACTCCCTTGGAAACAGCCTCCGACCTACAGCAATA CCCGGCATGTAAACCGGGCCCCAGTGTGGCGGCAAAGGAAAGCAGCTCGGCTGACGCTGGGCATGCAGCTCCGGAATGCGATCGGCACATTTACAAAAGTGTCCTAGAGGGTGGCGACATCCCACTGCAAGGGCTGCGAGCGCTTAACAAACGTCATCCCAGTACGTCTTCTAAAG ACTCCGAATCCTCACAGCCGCTAAGCCAAGGAGATCAGGGAGAAAACCCAGATGAGGTGGCCCGCAGACGATACGGAGACAAAGAA AAAATTCTGGAGGCACAGAGACGTTTGAAGCGGGAACAAGAAGAAGCGGACATCGCCTCACGCCGGCACGCAGGCCTAGTCCTCACACATCAGCAGTTCATCACCAATGAGCGCTTTGGGGACTTGCTCACTATCAGTGACTCAGAGAAAAGAAAGTCAGGCCCAGAG AGGACACCTGCCCTGGCCCTGTTTAACTTTAAAGCGGAGTCATTAAA GGAGCTGCCATTTCAAAAAGGAGACATTGTGTACATCGTTCGGCAGGTAGACCAAAACTGGTACGAAGGAGAGCATCATGGTAGAGTTGGCATTTTCCCACGCAACTATGTTGAG CTCCTGCCCCCGACAGAAAAAGCCCAGCCCAAAAAGAGTGCTCCAGTTCAAGTGCTGGAGTATGGAGAGGCCATTGCCCGCTTTAATTTCACTGGAGACACAGCTGTCGAGATGTCGTTTAGAAAG GGAGAACGGATAACACTCATTCGTAGGGTGGATGAAAACTGGTTTGAAGGAAAGGTTTCAGGCACCAACCGCCAAGGCATTTTCCCAGTCACTTATGTGGAGGTGCACAAAAAGCCTCGTGTTAAAAACGGAGTGGACTACCCAGATCCTCCTCTTTGCCAATCCCCACATCGTAGCACAAATGCCTCCCCACAG CCGGTGCGTACCCGTCTCAGCACCGCTCCTCTTCCCCTGCCACGCTCAGCACGCCGCTCTGTCTCTCCTGAGGTCCATGCCATATCCAATGAATGGATCTCTCTGACAGTTGGAGGTATGAGCTCTAGCCCCCCGGCTGCCCCAACTCCTCCTCTGCCTCCTCTTCCCAGTACCGCCTATCATCTGGGTGAATATCTGCCACCTTCACACTCTGCCAGTCCGGTGCCCCCCATCACCAGCAGCCCATATTGCATCTCGCCGATGGCCTCACCATCCTCCTCCCCTCTGCCTCCTCCGTATCCACCCCGGCCCTGTTCTGCCACTCCGTTCCTCACTTTCACCCCTCCACAAGGGGAGGATTTCCTCCTTTTCCCTCCTTCACCACGTCTATCACGTAGTATGAGTCCATGTGGGGGTGCTGGCATGGAGGGATGGCTGGGTGGAGGAAGAAGGCTGGATTCAGAGCTGCAGGAGGGTGAAGGGGGAGAGCTGAACAGGGTTGGCGGCTCCCGAAAGGCGCCATGCAGCTGGAGATATAGTCCAGCAGAG CCTTTGAAGAATGAAGGAGATTACCACGGGAGATCCTCGAGAAGTCCGGTCATGTTATTTGACATCCAGGACAACAACATGAACGCCAACTCATTCACG GAGGCAGTATGTAATGAGATCATGAATATTGCAGAGACCTCAGTGAGGTACTGCAGCACTTTGTCCCGCCCTTTAGACTCCGCCCACAGATTGATGCCCCACCTCAGTAAACGTTCTCTCATCATTTCCCAGCAACCCCAGTCCCAAAGCAGCAGCCCTGAACCTGGACGCCTGAGCTGCGGCAT ATTCCAGGCTTTGTACAGCTATGTGCCACAGAATGATGATGAGCTAGAGCTGCAGGAGGGAGACCTTGTGAATGTCATGGAGAAATGCGATGACGGCTGGTTTGTGG gtacaTCTAAAAGGACAAAACAGTTCGGCACTTTCCCAGGGAACTACGTGAAGGCTGTTAACTTGTAA
- the LOC128529510 gene encoding sorbin and SH3 domain-containing protein 1 isoform X3 — protein MKSSPDLMPTELDPTRVCKGKGAVTLRATLVHVDDGDCVTQEQVVNPDRSECHRAVNGDATETTLAKEKLNSIGADLNSDQVSKARTQVEYPISLGLSDFPSAATVPSVSTPDSSVYPSIVLLQHNTDAVEQQDRVYDQGSTETQICLPPEDPQRFSTQMEGRRMMITVHPATPVPPEKPRVPVRNTEKSKDWYKNMFKQIHRVPETVEENPYRPTYIFPESYDRLLNTRDDSSSHMDDYGRSVPRSKSAVDMGSSQSRRRVSMPTRTSSLRPERNEWEPPDKKVDTRKYRAEPRSIFDYEPGKSSVLRAERPDITSEDVDLENEPWYRFYSEMEFGKTSAPSFTPLETASDLQQYPACKPGPSVAAKESSSADAGHAAPECDRHIYKSVLEGGDIPLQGLRALNKRHPSTSSKDSESSQPLSQGDQGENPDEVARRRYGDKEKILEAQRRLKREQEEADIASRRHAGLVLTHQQFITNERFGDLLTISDSEKRKSGPERTPALALFNFKAESLKELPFQKGDIVYIVRQVDQNWYEGEHHGRVGIFPRNYVELLPPTEKAQPKKSAPVQVLEYGEAIARFNFTGDTAVEMSFRKGERITLIRRVDENWFEGKVSGTNRQGIFPVTYVEVHKKPRVKNGVDYPDPPLCQSPHRSTNASPQPVRTRLSTAPLPLPRSARRSVSPEVHAISNEWISLTVGGMSSSPPAAPTPPLPPLPSTAYHLGEYLPPSHSASPVPPITSSPYCISPMASPSSSPLPPPYPPRPCSATPFLTFTPPQGEDFLLFPPSPRLSRSMSPCGGAGMEGWLGGGRRLDSELQEGEGGELNRVGGSRKAPCSWRYSPAEPLKNEGDYHGRSSRSPVMLFDIQDNNMNANSFTQPQSQSSSPEPGRLSCGIFQALYSYVPQNDDELELQEGDLVNVMEKCDDGWFVGTSKRTKQFGTFPGNYVKAVNL, from the exons ATGAAGAGCTCTCCAGATCTGATGCCCACTG AGTTGGATCCAACTCGTGTGTGCAAAGGAAAAGGGGCTGTTACTCTGAGAGCCACGTTAGTTCATGTTGATGATGGAGACTGTGTCACCCAGGAACAGGTTGTGAATCCAGACAGAA GTGAATGCCACAGAGCGGTCAATGGAGATGCCACAGAAACGACTTTGGCAAAGGAAAAGCTAAACAGCATCGGAGCTGATTTAAATTCAGATCAAGTCAGTAAGGCTAGAACACAG gtgGAGTATCCTATAAGCTTAGGTCTGAGTGATTTCCCATCAGCAGCTACTGTGCCATCTGTAAGCACACCAGACAGCAGTGTATACCCAAGTATTGTTCTGCTGCAGCATAACACAG ATGCTGTAGAGCAGCAGGACAGAGTGTATGATCAGGGTTCCACTGAGACGCAAATCTGTCTTCCACCTGAAGATCCTCAAAGATTTTCTACACAGATGGAGGGCAGGAGAATGATGATTACTGTTCACCCAGCAACCCCTGTACCACCAGAGAAACCCAGAGTCCCGGTGCGG AACACAGAGAAATCCAAGGACTGGTACAAGAACATGTTCAAACAAATCCACAGAGTCCCAG AAACTGTTGAGGAAAATCCATACCGTCCCACCTACATATTCCCAGAGAGCTATGACAGGCTACTGAACACCAGAG ATGACAGCTCTTCACATATGGATGATTATG GGAGAAGTGTTCCTCGATCTAAAAGTGCTGTAGACATGGGCAGCTCACAATCAAGGCGAAGGGTCTCTATGCCGACTAGAACATCTTCCCTACGTCCAGAAAG AAACGAGTGGGAGCCCCCAGACAAGAAGGTAGACACCAGGAAGTATCGCGCTGAGCCAAGAAGCATCTTCGACTACGAGCCAGGAAAGTCATCAGTGCTGAGAGCGGAGAGGCCG GACATAACCTCTGAagatgtagatttagagaatGAACCATGGTATAGATTCTATTCAGAGATGGAGTTTGGCAAAACG AGTGCCCCCTCTTTCACTCCCTTGGAAACAGCCTCCGACCTACAGCAATA CCCGGCATGTAAACCGGGCCCCAGTGTGGCGGCAAAGGAAAGCAGCTCGGCTGACGCTGGGCATGCAGCTCCGGAATGCGATCGGCACATTTACAAAAGTGTCCTAGAGGGTGGCGACATCCCACTGCAAGGGCTGCGAGCGCTTAACAAACGTCATCCCAGTACGTCTTCTAAAG ACTCCGAATCCTCACAGCCGCTAAGCCAAGGAGATCAGGGAGAAAACCCAGATGAGGTGGCCCGCAGACGATACGGAGACAAAGAA AAAATTCTGGAGGCACAGAGACGTTTGAAGCGGGAACAAGAAGAAGCGGACATCGCCTCACGCCGGCACGCAGGCCTAGTCCTCACACATCAGCAGTTCATCACCAATGAGCGCTTTGGGGACTTGCTCACTATCAGTGACTCAGAGAAAAGAAAGTCAGGCCCAGAG AGGACACCTGCCCTGGCCCTGTTTAACTTTAAAGCGGAGTCATTAAA GGAGCTGCCATTTCAAAAAGGAGACATTGTGTACATCGTTCGGCAGGTAGACCAAAACTGGTACGAAGGAGAGCATCATGGTAGAGTTGGCATTTTCCCACGCAACTATGTTGAG CTCCTGCCCCCGACAGAAAAAGCCCAGCCCAAAAAGAGTGCTCCAGTTCAAGTGCTGGAGTATGGAGAGGCCATTGCCCGCTTTAATTTCACTGGAGACACAGCTGTCGAGATGTCGTTTAGAAAG GGAGAACGGATAACACTCATTCGTAGGGTGGATGAAAACTGGTTTGAAGGAAAGGTTTCAGGCACCAACCGCCAAGGCATTTTCCCAGTCACTTATGTGGAGGTGCACAAAAAGCCTCGTGTTAAAAACGGAGTGGACTACCCAGATCCTCCTCTTTGCCAATCCCCACATCGTAGCACAAATGCCTCCCCACAG CCGGTGCGTACCCGTCTCAGCACCGCTCCTCTTCCCCTGCCACGCTCAGCACGCCGCTCTGTCTCTCCTGAGGTCCATGCCATATCCAATGAATGGATCTCTCTGACAGTTGGAGGTATGAGCTCTAGCCCCCCGGCTGCCCCAACTCCTCCTCTGCCTCCTCTTCCCAGTACCGCCTATCATCTGGGTGAATATCTGCCACCTTCACACTCTGCCAGTCCGGTGCCCCCCATCACCAGCAGCCCATATTGCATCTCGCCGATGGCCTCACCATCCTCCTCCCCTCTGCCTCCTCCGTATCCACCCCGGCCCTGTTCTGCCACTCCGTTCCTCACTTTCACCCCTCCACAAGGGGAGGATTTCCTCCTTTTCCCTCCTTCACCACGTCTATCACGTAGTATGAGTCCATGTGGGGGTGCTGGCATGGAGGGATGGCTGGGTGGAGGAAGAAGGCTGGATTCAGAGCTGCAGGAGGGTGAAGGGGGAGAGCTGAACAGGGTTGGCGGCTCCCGAAAGGCGCCATGCAGCTGGAGATATAGTCCAGCAGAG CCTTTGAAGAATGAAGGAGATTACCACGGGAGATCCTCGAGAAGTCCGGTCATGTTATTTGACATCCAGGACAACAACATGAACGCCAACTCATTCACG CAACCCCAGTCCCAAAGCAGCAGCCCTGAACCTGGACGCCTGAGCTGCGGCAT ATTCCAGGCTTTGTACAGCTATGTGCCACAGAATGATGATGAGCTAGAGCTGCAGGAGGGAGACCTTGTGAATGTCATGGAGAAATGCGATGACGGCTGGTTTGTGG gtacaTCTAAAAGGACAAAACAGTTCGGCACTTTCCCAGGGAACTACGTGAAGGCTGTTAACTTGTAA
- the LOC128529510 gene encoding sorbin and SH3 domain-containing protein 1 isoform X4 has product MKSSPDLMPTELDPTRVCKGKGAVTLRATLVHVDDGDCVTQEQVVNPDRSECHRAVNGDATETTLAKEKLNSIGADLNSDQVSKARTQVEYPISLGLSDFPSAATVPSVSTPDSSVYPSIVLLQHNTDAVEQQDRVYDQGSTETQICLPPEDPQRFSTQMEGRRMMITVHPATPVPPEKPRVPVRNTEKSKDWYKNMFKQIHRVPETVEENPYRPTYIFPESYDRLLNTRDDSSSHMDDYGRSVPRSKSAVDMGSSQSRRRVSMPTRTSSLRPERNEWEPPDKKVDTRKYRAEPRSIFDYEPGKSSVLRAERPDITSEDVDLENEPWYRFYSEMEFGKTSAPSFTPLETASDLQQYPACKPGPSVAAKESSSADAGHAAPECDRHIYKSVLEGGDIPLQGLRALNKRHPSTSSKDSESSQPLSQGDQGENPDEVARRRYGDKEKILEAQRRLKREQEEADIASRRHAGLVLTHQQFITNERFGDLLTISDSEKRKSGPERTPALALFNFKAESLKELPFQKGDIVYIVRQVDQNWYEGEHHGRVGIFPRNYVELLPPTEKAQPKKSAPVQVLEYGEAIARFNFTGDTAVEMSFRKGERITLIRRVDENWFEGKVSGTNRQGIFPVTYVEVHKKPRVKNGVDYPDPPLCQSPHRSTNASPQPLKNEGDYHGRSSRSPVMLFDIQDNNMNANSFTQPQSQSSSPEPGRLSCGIFQALYSYVPQNDDELELQEGDLVNVMEKCDDGWFVGTSKRTKQFGTFPGNYVKAVNL; this is encoded by the exons ATGAAGAGCTCTCCAGATCTGATGCCCACTG AGTTGGATCCAACTCGTGTGTGCAAAGGAAAAGGGGCTGTTACTCTGAGAGCCACGTTAGTTCATGTTGATGATGGAGACTGTGTCACCCAGGAACAGGTTGTGAATCCAGACAGAA GTGAATGCCACAGAGCGGTCAATGGAGATGCCACAGAAACGACTTTGGCAAAGGAAAAGCTAAACAGCATCGGAGCTGATTTAAATTCAGATCAAGTCAGTAAGGCTAGAACACAG gtgGAGTATCCTATAAGCTTAGGTCTGAGTGATTTCCCATCAGCAGCTACTGTGCCATCTGTAAGCACACCAGACAGCAGTGTATACCCAAGTATTGTTCTGCTGCAGCATAACACAG ATGCTGTAGAGCAGCAGGACAGAGTGTATGATCAGGGTTCCACTGAGACGCAAATCTGTCTTCCACCTGAAGATCCTCAAAGATTTTCTACACAGATGGAGGGCAGGAGAATGATGATTACTGTTCACCCAGCAACCCCTGTACCACCAGAGAAACCCAGAGTCCCGGTGCGG AACACAGAGAAATCCAAGGACTGGTACAAGAACATGTTCAAACAAATCCACAGAGTCCCAG AAACTGTTGAGGAAAATCCATACCGTCCCACCTACATATTCCCAGAGAGCTATGACAGGCTACTGAACACCAGAG ATGACAGCTCTTCACATATGGATGATTATG GGAGAAGTGTTCCTCGATCTAAAAGTGCTGTAGACATGGGCAGCTCACAATCAAGGCGAAGGGTCTCTATGCCGACTAGAACATCTTCCCTACGTCCAGAAAG AAACGAGTGGGAGCCCCCAGACAAGAAGGTAGACACCAGGAAGTATCGCGCTGAGCCAAGAAGCATCTTCGACTACGAGCCAGGAAAGTCATCAGTGCTGAGAGCGGAGAGGCCG GACATAACCTCTGAagatgtagatttagagaatGAACCATGGTATAGATTCTATTCAGAGATGGAGTTTGGCAAAACG AGTGCCCCCTCTTTCACTCCCTTGGAAACAGCCTCCGACCTACAGCAATA CCCGGCATGTAAACCGGGCCCCAGTGTGGCGGCAAAGGAAAGCAGCTCGGCTGACGCTGGGCATGCAGCTCCGGAATGCGATCGGCACATTTACAAAAGTGTCCTAGAGGGTGGCGACATCCCACTGCAAGGGCTGCGAGCGCTTAACAAACGTCATCCCAGTACGTCTTCTAAAG ACTCCGAATCCTCACAGCCGCTAAGCCAAGGAGATCAGGGAGAAAACCCAGATGAGGTGGCCCGCAGACGATACGGAGACAAAGAA AAAATTCTGGAGGCACAGAGACGTTTGAAGCGGGAACAAGAAGAAGCGGACATCGCCTCACGCCGGCACGCAGGCCTAGTCCTCACACATCAGCAGTTCATCACCAATGAGCGCTTTGGGGACTTGCTCACTATCAGTGACTCAGAGAAAAGAAAGTCAGGCCCAGAG AGGACACCTGCCCTGGCCCTGTTTAACTTTAAAGCGGAGTCATTAAA GGAGCTGCCATTTCAAAAAGGAGACATTGTGTACATCGTTCGGCAGGTAGACCAAAACTGGTACGAAGGAGAGCATCATGGTAGAGTTGGCATTTTCCCACGCAACTATGTTGAG CTCCTGCCCCCGACAGAAAAAGCCCAGCCCAAAAAGAGTGCTCCAGTTCAAGTGCTGGAGTATGGAGAGGCCATTGCCCGCTTTAATTTCACTGGAGACACAGCTGTCGAGATGTCGTTTAGAAAG GGAGAACGGATAACACTCATTCGTAGGGTGGATGAAAACTGGTTTGAAGGAAAGGTTTCAGGCACCAACCGCCAAGGCATTTTCCCAGTCACTTATGTGGAGGTGCACAAAAAGCCTCGTGTTAAAAACGGAGTGGACTACCCAGATCCTCCTCTTTGCCAATCCCCACATCGTAGCACAAATGCCTCCCCACAG CCTTTGAAGAATGAAGGAGATTACCACGGGAGATCCTCGAGAAGTCCGGTCATGTTATTTGACATCCAGGACAACAACATGAACGCCAACTCATTCACG CAACCCCAGTCCCAAAGCAGCAGCCCTGAACCTGGACGCCTGAGCTGCGGCAT ATTCCAGGCTTTGTACAGCTATGTGCCACAGAATGATGATGAGCTAGAGCTGCAGGAGGGAGACCTTGTGAATGTCATGGAGAAATGCGATGACGGCTGGTTTGTGG gtacaTCTAAAAGGACAAAACAGTTCGGCACTTTCCCAGGGAACTACGTGAAGGCTGTTAACTTGTAA